One genomic region from Streptomyces sp. NBC_00457 encodes:
- a CDS encoding 3-oxoacyl-ACP reductase yields the protein MSLPLEGLSAVVTGAGRGLGRAEALELARLGAAVVVNDYGQPGRDGSGEASAAPAEEVAAEIRKAGGTALAHTADVADFQQARALVELAVEEFGKLDILVNNAGILRDRMVFSMTEDEWDSVIRVHLKGHFNTTHFASAHWRERSKAAGGPVYGRIVNTSSEAFLAGSAGQPNYAAAKGGIVGLTTSTALALAKYGVTANAICPRARTRMTEDVFPDVSDGGLDPLAPEHVAPLVGYLASPAAARVNGQLLVVHGGMVAIVERPRVQAQFDSKQEAFTYEELDAVLTQHYADTKGETFAATEVLGLKRG from the coding sequence ATGTCACTGCCACTTGAGGGCCTGTCGGCCGTCGTCACCGGCGCCGGACGCGGTCTGGGCCGGGCCGAGGCGCTGGAACTCGCCCGGCTCGGCGCGGCCGTCGTCGTCAACGACTACGGACAGCCCGGCCGCGACGGCTCCGGCGAGGCGTCCGCCGCCCCCGCCGAGGAGGTCGCCGCCGAGATCCGCAAGGCGGGCGGCACGGCACTCGCCCACACCGCGGACGTCGCCGACTTCCAACAGGCCCGCGCACTCGTGGAGTTGGCGGTCGAGGAGTTCGGCAAGCTGGACATCCTCGTCAACAACGCGGGCATCCTGCGCGACCGTATGGTCTTCTCCATGACCGAGGACGAGTGGGACTCGGTGATACGGGTCCACCTCAAGGGCCACTTCAACACCACCCACTTCGCCTCCGCACACTGGCGCGAGCGCTCCAAGGCGGCCGGCGGGCCGGTGTACGGGCGGATCGTGAACACCTCCTCGGAGGCCTTCCTCGCCGGCTCCGCGGGACAGCCCAACTACGCGGCCGCAAAGGGCGGAATCGTCGGCCTCACCACCTCCACCGCCCTCGCCCTGGCCAAGTACGGCGTGACGGCCAACGCGATCTGCCCGCGCGCCCGCACCCGGATGACGGAGGACGTCTTCCCCGACGTGTCCGACGGCGGTCTCGACCCCCTCGCCCCCGAACACGTCGCCCCCCTCGTCGGCTACCTGGCCTCCCCGGCCGCCGCCCGCGTCAACGGCCAGCTGCTCGTCGTCCACGGCGGCATGGTCGCGATCGTCGAACGGCCGCGTGTCCAGGCGCAGTTCGACAGCAAGCAGGAGGCCTTCACGTACGAGGAGCTGGACGCCGTACTCACGCAGCACTACGCGGACACGAAGGGGGAGACGTTCGCGGCGACGGAAGTGCTCGGTCTCAAACGCGGGTAG
- a CDS encoding IS1182 family transposase codes for MSMRSAGDGEIPGETVRVARAAFPKGSLATRLRDELGVLFTDEQFADLFPSRGRHAWSPGRLALVLVLQFVEGLTDRQAAEAVRARIDFKYALGLELDDPGFDFSVLSEFRDRLTGTDGGRRVMDGVLAAARERGLLKSSGRARTDSTHVLSAARELNWLEMVAETLRAALNAVAHNAPDWLADIAEPDWFQHYATRIDDTRFPASRAKRAEVAERIGRDGMRLLAAVFDPRSPDGLRDLNKVEVLRQMWIQHFHLVEGEVRRRDPKDRPPNATRLVTPYDTDARGSVKRDIMWDGYKVHFTETCEPDAPNLITNVTTTVATVQDRSMAETIHTQLAARDCLPAEHWVDAGYPTAPALVSARRDHGIALHGPIQADNSAQTSAEDGFAQDAFTIDWNKQQAACPGGHTSTTWSERLSQRGQPVLRVVFSASDCRPCTMRQACINTTNAKRPRELRLRRQDEHHALHAARAEQQTDAWKERYQIRAGVEGTMSQAVLRCGLRRSRYRGLAKTSLQHQLTGAAINLARIDAHLIDTPRARTRISHFAALRPADQEAASGAKCPAPN; via the coding sequence ATGTCGATGCGTTCGGCCGGGGATGGGGAGATCCCCGGGGAGACGGTGCGGGTAGCGCGGGCGGCGTTCCCGAAGGGCAGTCTGGCGACCCGGCTGCGGGATGAACTGGGCGTGTTGTTCACCGATGAGCAGTTCGCTGATCTCTTCCCGTCCCGGGGCAGGCATGCGTGGTCGCCGGGGCGGCTGGCGCTGGTGCTGGTGTTGCAGTTCGTTGAGGGGCTGACCGACCGGCAGGCGGCGGAAGCGGTCCGCGCCAGGATCGACTTCAAGTACGCGCTCGGGCTGGAGCTCGACGACCCGGGATTCGACTTCTCGGTGCTGTCGGAGTTCAGAGACCGCCTGACCGGCACGGACGGCGGGCGGCGGGTGATGGACGGTGTCCTGGCCGCGGCCAGGGAACGAGGACTGCTCAAAAGCTCGGGCCGGGCCCGCACCGACTCCACCCACGTGCTGTCCGCCGCACGGGAGCTGAACTGGCTGGAGATGGTGGCCGAGACCCTGCGTGCGGCACTCAACGCGGTCGCCCACAACGCCCCGGACTGGCTGGCCGACATTGCCGAGCCGGACTGGTTCCAGCACTACGCCACCCGGATCGATGACACCCGGTTTCCCGCCTCCCGCGCGAAGCGGGCCGAGGTGGCCGAGCGGATCGGCCGGGACGGGATGCGCTTGCTGGCAGCTGTCTTCGACCCCCGTTCTCCCGATGGCCTGCGCGACCTGAACAAGGTGGAGGTCCTGCGGCAGATGTGGATCCAGCACTTTCACCTGGTGGAGGGCGAGGTGCGGCGCAGGGACCCAAAAGACCGCCCGCCGAACGCGACGCGCCTGGTCACCCCGTATGACACCGACGCACGTGGCAGCGTCAAACGCGACATCATGTGGGACGGCTACAAGGTCCACTTCACCGAGACCTGCGAGCCGGACGCCCCGAACCTGATCACGAACGTCACCACGACCGTGGCCACCGTCCAGGACCGGTCGATGGCCGAGACGATCCACACCCAGCTTGCCGCACGTGACTGCCTGCCCGCCGAACACTGGGTGGACGCCGGCTATCCCACCGCCCCCGCCCTGGTCAGCGCCCGACGCGACCACGGCATCGCCCTGCACGGACCCATCCAAGCCGACAACAGCGCCCAGACCAGCGCCGAAGACGGCTTCGCCCAAGACGCCTTCACCATCGACTGGAACAAGCAGCAGGCCGCCTGCCCTGGCGGCCACACCAGCACCACCTGGAGCGAACGGCTCTCCCAGCGCGGCCAGCCGGTACTCCGGGTGGTCTTCTCGGCGAGCGACTGCCGCCCCTGCACCATGCGACAGGCGTGCATCAACACCACCAACGCCAAACGACCCCGTGAACTGCGGCTACGCCGCCAGGACGAACACCACGCGCTGCATGCGGCCAGGGCGGAACAGCAGACCGACGCCTGGAAGGAGCGCTACCAGATCCGCGCCGGTGTCGAGGGCACCATGTCCCAGGCCGTCCTACGCTGCGGCCTGCGCAGGTCCCGCTACCGAGGCCTGGCCAAAACCAGCCTCCAGCACCAGCTCACTGGCGCCGCGATCAACCTCGCCCGCATCGACGCCCACCTCATCGACACACCACGAGCCCGCACTCGCATCAGCCACTTCGCAGCACTTCGCCCCGCCGACCAAGAAGCGGCCAGCGGGGCGAAGTGCCCGGCCCCGAATTAA
- a CDS encoding MaoC/PaaZ C-terminal domain-containing protein, with protein sequence MPIDAAKALAAEPRSGEIAWDHKDVQLYHLGVGAGVNPDKENPATDPDELRYTLESRLHVLPSFATVAGSGSPGVISSLSMPGVEVDLARVLHGGQSLTLHRPIPVKGTATAIGRIAAVYDKGKAAVLVMRTEVTDAEGPLWTNDAQIFVRGEGGWGGDRGPSARLEPPAGEPDKVVERPIRQDQALLYRLSGDWNPLHADPEFAKVAGFERPILHGLCTYGMTLKAVVDTLLGGDTARVRSYATRFAGVVYPGETLRIRMWREGADAVRVAVSAVERDDAPVLADTVVTIAEHP encoded by the coding sequence ATGCCCATCGACGCAGCCAAGGCGCTCGCCGCCGAACCCCGTTCCGGCGAGATCGCCTGGGACCACAAGGATGTGCAGCTGTACCACCTGGGGGTGGGCGCCGGCGTGAATCCGGACAAGGAGAACCCCGCCACGGACCCCGACGAACTGCGCTACACCCTGGAATCCCGGCTGCACGTCCTGCCGAGCTTCGCCACCGTCGCGGGCAGCGGCTCACCCGGCGTGATCAGCAGCTTGTCCATGCCCGGCGTCGAGGTCGACCTGGCCCGTGTCCTGCACGGCGGCCAGTCCCTGACCCTGCACCGCCCGATCCCGGTCAAGGGCACCGCCACCGCCATCGGCCGGATCGCCGCCGTCTACGACAAGGGCAAGGCCGCCGTCCTCGTCATGCGCACCGAAGTCACCGACGCCGAGGGCCCGTTGTGGACCAACGACGCGCAGATCTTCGTACGGGGAGAAGGCGGGTGGGGCGGCGACCGCGGGCCGTCCGCGCGCCTCGAACCGCCCGCCGGTGAGCCGGACAAGGTCGTCGAGCGGCCGATCCGTCAGGACCAGGCCCTCCTCTACCGCCTCTCCGGCGACTGGAACCCGCTGCACGCCGACCCGGAGTTCGCCAAGGTCGCCGGGTTCGAGCGGCCCATCCTGCACGGGCTGTGCACCTACGGCATGACGCTCAAGGCGGTCGTCGACACGCTGCTCGGCGGCGACACCGCCCGCGTGCGGTCGTACGCCACACGGTTCGCCGGGGTCGTTTACCCGGGCGAGACCCTGCGCATCCGCATGTGGCGCGAGGGCGCAGATGCCGTCCGGGTCGCCGTCAGCGCGGTCGAGCGGGACGACGCGCCCGTCCTCGCCGACACAGTCGTCACCATCGCCGAACACCCGTGA
- a CDS encoding Zn-dependent alcohol dehydrogenase: MRAAVLHEIGQDKLDVLDDVEAVGFGPGRVRVRVRATGLCHSDLSAMNGVLPQPAPFVPGHEGAGEVLEVGDGVTDLSVGDRVVLCWLPACGTCPACKRGQTELCLAGFMNAGTPNFKRPGGDVFGMAGTGTFTEEVVVDARCAVPIPDDVPFDIAALIGCGVTTGLGAALNTADVEAGSSVAVIGCGGVGVSAIQGARLKGAAEIVAVDPVASRRESALKFGATKAVSPDELPDVKQHVTAGEGFDYVFEVVGKAATARTAYENTRRGGTLVVVGAGAMDDFLQLNMFELFFDEKRILPSLYGGGDVLRSYERTISLWRAGRIDLEGLITHRVPFADINEALDQMRTGTALRTCIEI, translated from the coding sequence ATGCGCGCAGCCGTACTGCACGAGATCGGCCAGGACAAACTCGACGTCCTCGACGACGTCGAGGCGGTGGGCTTCGGCCCCGGACGGGTCAGGGTCCGGGTGCGGGCCACCGGGCTGTGCCACTCGGACCTGTCCGCGATGAACGGCGTACTGCCCCAGCCCGCGCCCTTCGTGCCGGGCCACGAGGGCGCGGGCGAGGTCCTCGAAGTCGGCGACGGTGTAACCGACTTGAGCGTCGGCGACCGGGTGGTCCTGTGCTGGCTGCCCGCCTGCGGCACCTGCCCCGCCTGCAAGCGCGGACAGACCGAGCTGTGTCTGGCCGGGTTCATGAACGCGGGCACCCCCAACTTCAAGCGCCCCGGCGGTGACGTCTTCGGCATGGCGGGCACCGGAACCTTCACCGAGGAGGTCGTCGTCGACGCCCGGTGCGCGGTGCCGATCCCGGACGACGTGCCCTTCGACATCGCCGCGCTCATCGGCTGCGGCGTGACGACTGGGCTGGGCGCGGCTCTCAACACGGCCGATGTGGAGGCCGGTTCGTCGGTCGCCGTGATCGGGTGCGGCGGGGTCGGGGTCTCCGCCATCCAGGGGGCCCGGCTGAAGGGCGCCGCCGAGATAGTCGCCGTGGACCCGGTCGCCTCGCGCCGCGAGTCCGCGCTCAAGTTCGGTGCCACGAAGGCCGTTTCGCCGGACGAGCTGCCCGACGTCAAGCAGCACGTCACCGCCGGCGAGGGCTTCGACTACGTCTTCGAGGTCGTCGGCAAGGCCGCCACCGCCCGCACCGCCTACGAGAACACCCGGCGCGGCGGCACCCTCGTCGTCGTCGGCGCGGGCGCCATGGACGACTTCCTCCAGCTCAACATGTTCGAGCTGTTCTTCGACGAGAAGCGCATCCTGCCGTCCCTGTACGGCGGCGGCGACGTCCTGCGCTCCTACGAGCGGACGATCTCCCTCTGGCGGGCCGGCCGGATCGACCTGGAGGGACTGATCACGCACCGCGTCCCGTTCGCCGACATCAACGAGGCCCTCGACCAGATGCGGACGGGCACGGCACTGCGCACGTGCATCGAGATCTGA